In the genome of Bacillus thuringiensis, the window TGAGCCAGAAGTATTAATTCTTGATGAACCAATTTCGGCATTAGACGTTTCATTGCAAATTCAAATTGTACATCTGCTGCAAAAGATTCAAAAGGAGCAAGGCTATACATATTTATTTATCGCGCATGATTTGCCGATGGTTCACTATTTATGTGAAAAAGTGGCTGTCTTATATAAAGGAGAACTTGTTGAATTTGGAAATACGGACGAAGTGTTCCGTAATCCACAACATTCTTATACAAAAACATTATTAGCATCAACACCAAAAATTTCGGGTTAAAGGAGAATGTAGGATGAAGAAGTTTTTACTGTTTGTCATTATGACTGTTTTAGCGATTACTTCGGTCGCTTGCGGTAAGAAAGAGACGCAAAAGGCGAGTGCCGGTAAGGGAGAAGGAGATCGATTAGTAACGAATATTAGTAGTGATCCATATACACTTGATTCTGCTATTGCAACAGATAGCACGTCAGGTTATATAATTGGGCAGTTGTTTTCAAGTTTATATACGCAAGATAGTGATGGGAAATATCAAAATGAATTAGCAGAGAAAGAAGAAGTAAATGCTGATGGAACTGAATATACAATCCATTTGAAGAAAGATATTAAATGGTCAGATGGTTCTCCTATTACGGCAAATGATTTTGAATTTGCATGGAAGCGATTGTTAAATCCGAAAACGGGTTCTATGAATGCGACAGAAATGTATTTCATTAAAGGGGCAGAGGCATATAATACTGGAAAAGGTGAAGAGGGACAAGTTGGTATTCAAGTCGTTGATCCTCAAACATTAAAGGTAACTCTTGAACATCCAGTTGCTTCTATTAAACAAAAATTAGCAAGCTCATTATTTATTCCATTAGCTAAAAAGTCGATTGATGATAATAATAAATTAAAAACAGATCCAAAAGAGTTAATTACGAATGGACCATTCACGTTAAAAGAGTGGAAGCATAACCAGGCTATTACAGTACAAAAAAATAAAGAATACTACGATAAAAAGGTAACTCTAAAAGAAATTGAGTTTCGTATTATTCCAGACTCTAAAACAGCGTATCAATTATTTAAATCAAAAGAATTAGATTTACTAAGTGGTTTACCACAAGAGATGATTGAAAAAGAAAAAGGAAATAAAGAATATAAGCGTGTTGCAGGATTCTCATCTTATATTTATTCGTTTAACGTAGAAAAAGAGCCGTTTACAAATGCGAAGGTACGTAAAGCATTTTCATTAGCGGTTGATCGTAAATTTATCGTTGAAAAATTGTATAAAAATAATGCGCAAGAAGCATATGCATTCGTTCCAGAAGGAGCAAAAACACAAAGTGGTCGTGATTTCCGTAAAGAAAAAGGTGATTATGTTAAATTTGATCCAGCAGAAGCGAAAAAATTACTAGAAGAAGGTATGAAAGAACAAGGGTGGTCTACATTACCTGAAGTAACATTAAAATTCACTACAGATACACAACATAAAAAAGTAGCAGAAGCAATGCAAGAAATGTTTAAGAAAAATCTTGGCGTAGATATTAAATTAGAAAATAAAGAGTGGAAGAGTTACATCGACACATACAAGCAAAGTGATTTCCAATTAGCTTATATGGGATGGGGCGGCTCTTTATTAGATCCAATTACTAAACTAGATTTATATGCAGGTGATGGTCCGAATAACTATGCAAAATGGCATAATAAAGAATTTGACGCTTTAGTAAAAGAAGCAAAAGTTGAACAAAACGAAGATAAGCGTTTTGACTTATTGCATAAAGCGGAAGATATTATGTTTACAGATTCACCATTAATCCCAATTATTTTCCCAAGTGCTTCATATTTACAAAAACCATCAGTATCTGGTGTTCAGTTCATTATCGGTTCTAGTCCAGAACTAAGATACGCAAAAATTAAAAAATAAAGAAGTAGGCAATCGCCTACTTCTTTATTTTATTTCTCTTTTGTATTCTTTTTTCGTTCCATCAGAGAAGACAACTTCTAAATCGAATTTTTGGTAGTCTTTATCAAGTTTGAACACGTTCGCTACTTGATCGATTACTTCTTGGTCAGGAGTATCTTTATCAAATTTTAATTCTTGTAGAAGTGGGCTTAATTTTGTGATAGCCTCATCTCCTGTTAATTTTACATCTGCTTTATGATCTTCAATTTTTGCTTCCATTTTTTTATCAGCTGCTACATTTTTATAGTCTGCTTCGTAGTCTTTCTTAGTATCTTGGTAGTCTGCCTTTAAATCGAATTCATTGAAATTTAGTTTTAAATCAGCAGGGGCTTCATTCTTTGCCTCTTCTGTAGTCTTTTTATTAGAAGTCGTGTCTTCCTTTGCAGGAGCTTTACATCCTGTTAATGCAGGTACTAGCATAAGAGCTAATAAAACTGATAGTAAAATTCTCATTATAAATTCCTCCTTATGTAAATTTGTTCTATACAAGTTTTTCCTAAAATCATGTAATTATGTATGTGTTGAAAATAAAATTTTGACTTGTAGCTTCAAGGATTAATCCGCAATTTAAATCAAAACTGATTTGTATGTATATGGTAAATTGAAGTTGTGAGGGAGGGACTAAAATGCATGAAGAATATAAAGAGATAATAAAAAAATCAATTGAATATATAGAGAATCACTTACATGAGGAGCTTACAACAGAAAGAGTGGCATCTCGCAGTGCGGTATCGATGTACCATTTTCATCGTATTTTTCAAAGGTATATTGGGATGAGTGTAACGGATTATATTCGAAAGAGAAGATTAACTCATGCTGCACAGGCTTTAGTATCGACTGAAAGACCTGTTATTGATATTGCAATGCAATATGGTTTTTCCTCACAAGAGGCCTTTACGAGAGCTTTTAAAAGAATGTTTCAATTGCCACCAAAGAAATATCGAAAGTACTTCCAGTCATTTTATATAGAAAGAGGAGAGGGTGTTTCAATGCAAAAAGGTATACCGAAAGGATGGATCTTAAGTGGAAGTCATCCTGCTGAATATGAGATGGGTTTAGATTATGAAGTTGTCCATCAAGGGAAAGTATCTGCATACATAAAAGCAAAAGAGAATGTTACGCATGGAGGATTTTCAACATTAATGCAAATGTTCCGAGCAGATAAATATGTAGGGAAGAGATTACGTTTTACAGCGTTTGTTAAGAGTGAAAGCGTAAGAGATTGGGCAGGATTGTGGATGCGAGTAGATGGAAAAGATACAGAACCGCTCGCTATGGATAATATGCAAAATCGCCCCATTAAAAATACGAATAACTGGCAATCGTACTCGGTTGTATTAGATATAAAAGAAGGAGCGCTTGGTATTGCATTTGGTGTTTTATTATCAGGAGAAGGTTGTGTGTGGCTAGATAGTATTCGATTTGATGAAGTGGATGGAAAAATTCCTTCAACAGATTTGGCTGAAAACTTTTATGAAACACTCCTAGAAGAGCCGGTAAATCTGCAATTTGAAGAGATAGAAAAGTAAGGAGAAAAGATATGTTCAAATATGTAAAACTCATAAGCATTAGTTTAGTAGTATCTTCTTGTATTATGGGGATTAACTATTTGATTAGCTATCTTTGGTCAGGGCATATACCTTCTTTGACGTGGAGAACATATTTGATGTTTGTGTTTATATTTATGATGCGTTTTGGTTCAATGCAAAAAGAGAGCTATGAAGAGAATTGATAATCTTTTTGTTTGCCTTCTTATTATTGATACGCAAATATTTATCACTAGATTAGGGGGATTTCCCGTAACAGACGGTTATCATACAATAATATTTGGTGAAGTTGATTGGGAGAGAAATATTATTGTATTATTACTTATTGTACTAGTTACAAAATGGGTAGCAGGAATTACCATAGGTATAAAAGGGATGGTAAAGAGAAGTAATTCTATAATTAAAGAAGCATAAAATAAAAAGGTATCCTTCAATTGGATACCTTTTTATTATTACTTATTATTTTGCAACTTCTGTCCACTTGTAGTTAAATTCACCGCCGAAGTCAGTTGTTACAAGTCCTTTAATGAAAGAGCGTTGTAAGTAAGAACGACCTTGTTGGTATAAAGGAGCGACAGCGCCGTCTTGTAATAGAATTTTTTCAGCTTGCTTCATTGCTTCAAAGCGTGCTTTTTCATCGCCAGCTAAATCTGTTTTCACTTTATGAATGAGCTCATCGTACTCTTTGTTAGAGTATTTATCGAAGTTATAAGCACTATCTGTTGTAAATAAATCTAAGAATGTAATTGGATCAGCGAAGTCAGGGCCCCAGCCATCAATACCAATTTCATAGTCACCACTTAACAGTAGTTTTAACTGCTGTTTACGTGGTTGTGGTTTTAAATTCACTGTTAATCCATCTAAGTTCTTTTCTAGTTCACCTTTTAAATATTCACCAGTCTTTTTAGCTAAAGCATTATCACTTGTTAAGAGTTCAATTGTTACTTTGTCAGTACCAAGTTCTTGCTTCGCTTTTTTCCAGTTTTCTTTCGCTGTTTTCACATCATCTTTCACTAGATTTCCATTTTCTTTACGGAAGTCGTTGCCATCAGGACTTTTTGCAAATTTCGCAGGAACCATTCCTTCAGCTGGAACAGCACCGTTATTTAAAATTGTTTCTACGTATGCTTTCTTATTCATTGCTCCGTTAATAGCAAGGCGTGCATGTTGATTTTTTAATGTTTCATTTTTTTGATTTAGTCGTAAAAATTGAATGCCAACTTCAGCGCGTTCTTTGAAGTTTGGATCGCCCTTATATTTATCAACAAACTCCGCAGTTAAAGCAACGCGATCAATTTGTCCTGAATCATATAAGTTAACTTCTGTAGACTTATCTTTAACGACATTGAAGTTGATTTCTTCTAATTTTACAGTTTTAGCATCCCAATAGTTAGGATTCTTCTTCAATTGGAAGCTTTGCTCATGTTTCCAGTTATCTAATGTGAAAGCACCGTTGTAAATTAAATGATTTGTTTCTAAACCGTATTTATTGCCTTGAGACTTTAAGTAATCTTCATTAATTGGTAAGAATGTTGAGAATGTCGTTAAGCTTAAGAAGTAAGGAACAGGACGGTCTAGTTGTACTTCTAAAGTTTTGTCATCAACAGCTTTAATACCTAATTGATCAACCGGTAATTGTTTTTGGTTTATTTGTTTCGCATTCTTTATATCGAAGAATAAGAATGCATATTCAGCTGCTGTATCAGGATTTACGGCACGTTGCCAAGCGAAGACGAAGTCCTTTGCTGTAACAGGAGTACCGTTTGACCATTTTGAATCACGCAGATGGAATGTATATTTTGTTTTATCGGGACTAATGTCGACCGACTCAGCAACACCAGGAATCGGTTTATTATCTTCTCCCATTGCATATAAACCTTCAAAAACATTTCGCATTACATTCATGGATTCCCCATCCGTTGCTTTTGCAACATCCATTGTTGGAATTTCTGAAGCGAATGATAAGTTAATTGCCTGTTTATCAGGTATTTTATCGTTTGCTTTCGCTCCGCTTGCATTATCTTTATTTCCCCCACAAGCAGTTAGTAATAGACTTGCCCCTAAAACAGATGCAACAACAGGTACAACTTTTTTCTTCATTGTTCGTTCCTCCCTAAATGTGTTGTTCGTAACGTCATAATGTCCATGTCTTGAAGTAGAGCTATAGAAGGAGATAAAACCTATTATAAATATTTGTTTATAGGTAATCAGGTGTTCTATATGTATATACATGTTGAGCTATAATCTATCGTTATATGTTTCAACGTAGTAGACATTATATTTTGATGGTGAAATATTTTGTTTCTTTGATTATTTAGAATATTAACACTGGAAAGAACTATATGTCAATAATAAAAATAGAATGTTAATTTCTTGGAATAATATATTAAAAAAGTAGATTCTCTTGTGTGAGAGAACCTACTTTTAATATATTTTGCTAAAAAAACAATTGGTGAGGGCTAATAATAAGTGGGGATGAAGAACCCCCACTTATTACGGTTTTACTTTATTTTTCAATTTTTGCCCACTTGAAGTTTAATTGACCTGCAAAGTCTACTTGTACAATTCCTTTCACATAAGAACGTTCTAAATAAGATTCGCCTTTTTGGTAAAGAGGAGCGATAACAGTGTCTTTAAATAATATTTTCTCGGATTCTAGTAATGCTTCCCAGCGAGCTTTTTCATCACCAGCTAAAGTTGTTTTCACTTTTGCTATTGTTTCATCGAATTCCTTACTAGAGTAATGATCTAAGTTATAAGGGTTATTCGTTGTAAATAGCTCAAGGAATGTAATTGGATCCGCAAAGTCAGGGCTCCAGCCATCAATTCCGATTTCGTAGTCACCTTTTAATAAAAGCGAAACTTGTTGCTTACGCGGTTGCGGTTTTATATTTACTGTTAAGCCATCTAAATTCTTTTCTAGTTGTCCTTTTAAGAATTCACCAGTTTTCTTATCAAGGTCAGCATCACTCGTTAATAATTCTAATGTTATCTTTTCAGAACCAAGCTCTTGTTTAGCTTTTTCCCATAACTTTTGTGCGGATTTTGTATCAACTTTTGTTAAATCGCCGTTTGCAGTACGGAAGTCTTTTCCTTCAGGTCCTTTTGCAAAGTTTTTTGGAACGAGACCAAATGTTGGTGTAGAGCCATCATTTAATAACGTATTTACAAAGGATTTTCTATCAATTGTTTGATCAATTGCTTGGCGTGCAGAAACGTTTTGAAGTACTTTGTTTTGTTGATTCATACGTAAAAATTGTACGCCTACGTTTGGACGTTCTTTAAAGTTGGCATCTTTTTTATATTTATCAACGAAGTCAGATGTTAGTTTTATACGGTCTAATTGTTTTGACTCGAATAAATTTACTTCTGTTGATTTTTCTTTTACGACGTTAAAATTGATTTCTTCTAGTTTGACAGTATCTTTATCCCAATAGGTAGGGTTCTTCTTAAATTTAAAGCTTTGTTCGTGCTTCCAATCGCTTAGTGTAAAAGCTCCATTGTACAAGATTGTATTATCTTCTAAAGCGTACTTATCACCTTGTGCTTTAAAGAATTCCTCGTTAATTGGTAGAAATGTTGGGAACGCTGTTAAGCTAATAAAATACGGAACAGGACGTTCCAATTCTACCTCAAACGTATGGTCATCAACTGCTTTTACACCAAGTTGGTCGGCTGGAAGTTCTTTATTGTTAATTTTTGTTGCATTTTTAATATCAAAGAATAGAAATGCGTATTCAGAGGCTGTTGCTGGATCTACGGCTCTCTGCCAAGCGAACACAAAATCTTTCGCTGTAACAGGAGTGCCGTTTGACCATTTTGAATCTCGCAGGTGGAATGTGTATTTCGTTTTATCGCCACTTACTTCATGAGATTTTGCAACGCCAGGGACAGGTTTGTTACCTTCACCAAGATTATACAAACCTTCAAATACGTTTCTCATTACTTGACCAGAATCAGTATCTGTAGCACGGGCCGTATCCATTGTTCGTATTTCAGTAGGTGAAGATAAATTTAAAACCTGTTTACTAGGTGCCTCGTCTTTTGCATTTGCTCCGCTTGCTTCGTTTTTATAACTACCGCAACCAGTTAATAAAATACTTACTCCTACAACTGATGCAATACCGGGTACAAACTTCTTTTTCATTTGATTTTCCTCCTAAATAATTAAGTTTGGATGATGATGAGGGAAATGAAAAATAAAAAATCCCTCTTTTCATATTGAGAAAGAGGGATTTTTATGTACAAGTTATGCACCCGTATATAAACGAAGTCCCTCATTCTATCTTTCAAGCATAAAGCTTGCAGGAAGTGGCACAGTATTCAAAATGAACCTGCTGCCGAGGTTTCAAAGGGCCAGTCCCTCCACCTCTCTTGATACAATGAGTAAACGAATAAATTTTATTAATTTTTGTGTTTCTTTGATAATTCAAAATCTTACACCTTGAACAATGAAGTGTCAACCAAATGAAATATAGTTTAAATTTTCAGTTTTCTTAAATAAAAAAACCACTGCATATGGCAGTGGTTTTTCGCTTAGAAGTTAAAGTTATCTGGATCTGGACCAACGCGACGATCTTCATTTAAAGCTTGAATTGCTTTCATATCATCAGCACTTAATTCAAAGTCGAAGATGTTTGCATTTTCAATAATGCGATGTTCTTTAATTGATTTAGGGATTGTTACAACTTCGTTTTGTAAATCCCAGCGTAAAATAATTTGCGCAGTTGATTTATTATATTTTGTCGCAATTTCTTGTAACGTTGGATTATCTAGTAGTTGTCCTTGCATTAATGGTGACCAAGCTTCAAGCTGGATGTTATGTTCTTTACAGAATGCATGTAACTCTTCTTGTGCTAAACGTGGGTGGTATTCCACTTGGTTGACCATTGGCTTAATTTCAGCAATTTCAAATACGTCTTGTAAGTGGTGAATGTGGAAATTACTCACACCGATAGCGCGAACACGGCCATCTTTATAAAGTTTTTCTAATGCTTTCCATGATTCGGTATATTTCCCTTTTACAGGCCAATGTACTAAATATAAGTCTAAATATTCTAGACCTAATTTCTCTAATGTAGTTTCAAATGCTTGAAGTGTTGTTTCATATCCTTGATCGCTATTCCATACTTTTGAGGTAATAAATAATTCTTCACGTGAAACACCTGATTCACGAATCGCTTGTCCAACGCCCTCTTCATTTTGATAGATTGCTGCAGTATCGATGCTGCGGTAGCCATTTTTAATTGCTGCTTTTACAGAATCAATTACTTCTGAACCATCTTCTACTTTAAAAACACCTAAACCAAACCAAGGCATTTTTACACCGTTATGTAATGTTGTATAGTCTTTTAAACTTGTTAAAATCATATTATTTCCCCCTAGCTTTTTTGTTTGTTGCTTCTACTGCTTTTTGAATTGCCTCTGAAAAATTATATTCGTATAAAGTTTTGAGACCCTCAGCTGTGGAACCACCTGGCGTTGTTACTTGTTCGCGGAGGTTAGCTGGATCTTGCGTTTGTTCGAGCATAGAAGCAGAGCCAGAAATCATTTGAATGACAAGATGTTTTGCGGTTTCTTCATCGACTCCATAACTTTTTGTTGCTTCAATTAAGCTTTCAGCAAAGTAATAAAGGAAGGCTGGTGCACTTCCAGTAACTGCAGTAAGCTGATGGACTTCTTCCTCAGTACAAAGTTGCGAAGTACCAATACCTCTTAAAAGCAGTTGCAGGGTTTCTTGATGCATCTCGTTTACTGATTGTCCCATTGTATATAAGGAGATAGACTTTCCAATTTCAGCAGCTGTATTAGGCATAATCCAAGCAACAGGCGTGCCTTTTGGGAGTCTAGCTTCTAAATAAGATGGTCCAATGCCAGCTGCTACTGTTACGACAAGTTGATTTGATATTAACGGAGATAGCTCAGCTAATAACTCTTCATGAGCAGAAGGTGGCATTGCTAAAACAACCGTATCGACAGATGTAATATGCTGCTTCCAATCCGTTGTAATAGACACATTATATCGCCTTTGTAATTGTTCTAACTTTTCTACGTTGCTTCGGTTAGAGATGATAATTTCTTCGATGTACTCTTTGCTTGTTTTAAGTAATCCGGAAAATATAGCTTCTGCCATACGACCAGCACCAATAAATAAAATTCGATGTTTGTTAGGCATATCCTTTATTCCTTTCTAGTAGAGATATGTTATAAAAACGATATCATCTTTAAGAGAATTTTGTAAAAAGAAAAGACTTACCGTAGATGGAATGGATAATGAGAAGGCGGAAATTCATGGTAAAGGAAAGGGCTATTCCTTATACTGGTGATAGGGAATTTATTACACATCTGGGGAGAGATAAATATGGTTAGAAGTCCACTTTTTTTACTTGTTTCTAGTATTATTTGTGTATTAGTTGGATTGTATATTCAATCGAGTTATATTGAAATTTTCGCATCAATTATGGGGATCATTAATGTTTGGTTATTAGCGAGAGAAAAAGTATCCAACTTTTTATTTGGCATGATTACTGTTGCGGTATTTCTATACATTTTTATTACACAAGGTTTATATGCAATGGCAGTATTAGCTGCTTTTCAATTTATCTTTAATGTATATGGTTGGTATTATTGGATTGCACGAAGTGGGGAGGGAGAGGTAAAAGCAACAGTTCGTTTAGATTTGAAAGGGTGGACTTTTTATATAAGTTTTATTTTAGTTGCTTGGATTGGTTGGGGTTATTATCAAGTCCGTTATTTAGAGTCAACAAGTCCATATTTAGACGCTTTAAATGCTGTATTGGGACTAGTGGCTCAATTTATGTTAAGTCGAAAAATATTAGAAAACTGGCATTTATGGATTTTATATAATGTAGTTAGCGTTGTAATTTATATTTCTACTGGTTTATACGTCATGCTAATATTAGCTGTTATTAATCTCTTTATATGTGTAGCTGGTTTGCTAGAGTGGAAGAGTAATTATAAGGGGCAAGAACATACAAATAATTATATCTAGAAAATAATTAGAATTAAAAAACCCCCTGAAGCATATATGCTTCAGGGGGTTACTAATAGAATATAAGATTATGCTTTTGTCATACCAAGTAATACAGCGCCGCCGATAATTAAAACACTACCTAGTGCAATAAAGATCAATTGACGTTTTGTTTTCTTTTCACCTAAGAAGACAATTGCGCCGAATGTTGAGATAACGATTCCAGTTTGAGATAATGGGAAGCTTGTTGCTACTCCAACACGTGGTAATGAAAGAAGTAAGAATAAGTTTCCAGTTCCCCATAGTAAACCAGATAAAGCATTACGGATTGCATATTTGTTAAATGGTTTATGTTTAGACGTCAGTACAACCGCACCAACAAACATACCAACTGCTTGTGGTAAAATAGCAGACCAACCGTCGATATTATACCAACGAATAATAATTACATATACAAGATAGCCGAAAGTAGAAACAATTAAAGTAAGAAGACCTTTTTTCAATTGTCCTGGTGGCTGAGCATTTTCTTTATCATCTAATGATGTGAATACAACACCAACTACGATTAATAGGATTGCAATCGTTCCCAGAATGATCGTTGTAGTAGTAGTCCACTCACGGAAAGCGATAACCCCAAAGATAGAAGTTGCAACAAGTTGCATGCCAGTAGAAATCGTTACAGTAGTTGAAACACCTAGTTTTTCAACTGTTTTTAATTGGTTTACTTGTCCTAAAGCCCAGAATAAACCTGAAATAAAACCAACAATTAAGACTGTCATTGTTAAAGCTGGTTGAGTAAATACATACATGATTGTTGCGAAGAATAGAGCACCGATTGTCATACCTACCGTTTGGCTATATGCACCACCGCCCATTTTTACGCTTACTAATAAGATGTTTCCCCATGCAATTGCAGGAAGAAGCGCTAATAAAATGTCCATTACAAGACTCCCTTCGGTTTTCTATACCAATATAATTACATATCGTTCTAACGATCGGTAATGCCCCACTAATAGAGTAGAAGATTACCGATCGCTAAAACAGGATGAAGAACTTACGATATAAATGCGTTTTCATTTCTTCATTTTTTGAAACACCTCCATATAATAACAGGAAATTGCCTATTTTAGAAAGTGAATTCAAATAAAATGTATATTTTAATAAAAGGTAAAATTCAGTTATTTCCCGATGGTATATTTTATTTCCTAAGAAATAAAGAAGCAGCTTCAAAAAAGCTGCTTTAAGAATTACTAATTCTTTTATTAATAAGCTGAATGCATAGGAGAAATGCGAGTGACATACTAATAGTGATAATCACAAGTGTCCAGGCGAGTTGCATATTACTTGCGTCAATGGCCATGTAAATTGCAGTTGGGATTGTCTGTGTTTTACCAGGAATATTCCCGGCAAACATGAGTGTAGCACCAAACTCACCGAGCGCGCGGACAAAGCTCAAAATCATCCCGCTTAGTAAGGCAGGAAATGCGAGCGGAAGTGTAACGTGCAGAAAAACTTGATATTCACTTGCGCCAAGGTCACGAGCACTTTCTTCAATTTGTACATTTGCGATAGAAAATCCCGTTTTTGCTGATTGGTACATAAGCGGAAATGCAACAACTGTAGAAGCGATAATCGCAGCAGTAGATGTGAACATAATAGACTGCTGAAATAATGATTCGATCCACTTTCCGATCGGGCTGTTGTTTCCAAACATGATAATGAGAAAGAAGCCGATAACAGTTGGTGGAAGTACCATTGGTAATAAAAAAATGGTTTCTAATAGTACTTTATATCGCCATGAGGAGCGAGCTAATACTCGCCCGACAATCGTCCCTAAAATTGTAACGAGAATAGTGGCGCAAGCAGCTACTCTTAAAGATAGAAAGACAGGCGATATAATAGCATCAATGCTCATAGTAATTACGACAGGACTGTAAATCCATATTTCTTAAAGATAGATTGTGCATCTTTTGACTGCAAATACTCATAAACTGAAGTCGCCTCTTTCTTATGTTTAGATTCCTTTATAACACCTAAAGGATAGTGGATTGGCTCATGAGAAGTAGCTGCTGCTGTCTCACCAATCTTTACTTTATCTGAAATGAGAGCATCTGTTTTGTATACGATACCAGCATCGACATTCCCTGTTTCTACATATGTTAACACTTGGCGAACATCTTTTGTAAATACGACTTTATTTTGAACATCATTCCAAAGGTTTTCGTGTGTTAGAGAAGCCTTTGCATATTTTCCAGCAGGTACAGATTCAGGTGTACCAAGTGCAATTTTTTTGATTTTCTCATCTTTTAAATCTTGAAATTTTGTAAGAGAGCTATCTTTAGGGATGACTAGAACTAGTTCATTTCCAAGAAGATTTTTCCCCTCTTTTTCATTAATGAATCCTTTTTTTACAAGGGTTTGGAATTTATCTTCTGCTGCAGAGAAGAATAAATCAGCAGGTGCACCTTGTTCAATTTGTTGTTGAAGTGCTCCAGAAGCACCGAAGTTAAAAGAAAGTTTAATATTTGGTTCTTTTTCTTTATATTGTTTTTCAATTTCTTTTAATGCATCTTGTAAGCTTGCAGCAGCTGAGATAGTAAGTTCAACTGTTTTATCCTCTTTAGCAGCTGACTTTGTATTCTTTTCCCCACTTGTACAAGCAGCACTAAATATAAGAAGGAAAGAAAGTATAAGTGCCCCAATAGAACGTAATGTAAATTTATTCATAAAAAAATCCCCTTTCGTTTTGACACATCTAATTATAACTAATTACAACTAAATATAACTAGTTATAATTGAATATAATTTGAACGATGTAGTTGTTTTTTAATATAGGAGAAATATTCTTTTCTTTGTTACA includes:
- the proC gene encoding pyrroline-5-carboxylate reductase; the encoded protein is MPNKHRILFIGAGRMAEAIFSGLLKTSKEYIEEIIISNRSNVEKLEQLQRRYNVSITTDWKQHITSVDTVVLAMPPSAHEELLAELSPLISNQLVVTVAAGIGPSYLEARLPKGTPVAWIMPNTAAEIGKSISLYTMGQSVNEMHQETLQLLLRGIGTSQLCTEEEVHQLTAVTGSAPAFLYYFAESLIEATKSYGVDEETAKHLVIQMISGSASMLEQTQDPANLREQVTTPGGSTAEGLKTLYEYNFSEAIQKAVEATNKKARGK
- the pnuC gene encoding nicotinamide riboside transporter PnuC: MVRSPLFLLVSSIICVLVGLYIQSSYIEIFASIMGIINVWLLAREKVSNFLFGMITVAVFLYIFITQGLYAMAVLAAFQFIFNVYGWYYWIARSGEGEVKATVRLDLKGWTFYISFILVAWIGWGYYQVRYLESTSPYLDALNAVLGLVAQFMLSRKILENWHLWILYNVVSVVIYISTGLYVMLILAVINLFICVAGLLEWKSNYKGQEHTNNYI
- a CDS encoding GRP family sugar transporter codes for the protein MDILLALLPAIAWGNILLVSVKMGGGAYSQTVGMTIGALFFATIMYVFTQPALTMTVLIVGFISGLFWALGQVNQLKTVEKLGVSTTVTISTGMQLVATSIFGVIAFREWTTTTTIILGTIAILLIVVGVVFTSLDDKENAQPPGQLKKGLLTLIVSTFGYLVYVIIIRWYNIDGWSAILPQAVGMFVGAVVLTSKHKPFNKYAIRNALSGLLWGTGNLFLLLSLPRVGVATSFPLSQTGIVISTFGAIVFLGEKKTKRQLIFIALGSVLIIGGAVLLGMTKA
- the modB gene encoding molybdate ABC transporter permease subunit gives rise to the protein MSIDAIISPVFLSLRVAACATILVTILGTIVGRVLARSSWRYKVLLETIFLLPMVLPPTVIGFFLIIMFGNNSPIGKWIESLFQQSIMFTSTAAIIASTVVAFPLMYQSAKTGFSIANVQIEESARDLGASEYQVFLHVTLPLAFPALLSGMILSFVRALGEFGATLMFAGNIPGKTQTIPTAIYMAIDASNMQLAWTLVIITISMSLAFLLCIQLINKRISNS
- the modA gene encoding molybdate ABC transporter substrate-binding protein, whose translation is MNKFTLRSIGALILSFLLIFSAACTSGEKNTKSAAKEDKTVELTISAAASLQDALKEIEKQYKEKEPNIKLSFNFGASGALQQQIEQGAPADLFFSAAEDKFQTLVKKGFINEKEGKNLLGNELVLVIPKDSSLTKFQDLKDEKIKKIALGTPESVPAGKYAKASLTHENLWNDVQNKVVFTKDVRQVLTYVETGNVDAGIVYKTDALISDKVKIGETAAATSHEPIHYPLGVIKESKHKKEATSVYEYLQSKDAQSIFKKYGFTVLS